The Leadbettera azotonutricia ZAS-9 genome has a window encoding:
- a CDS encoding response regulator transcription factor, with protein sequence MSETAQLVYIVEDDQGIRDLTLYTLNNSGFKAKGFPNGKEFWKALEAEKPGLVLLDIMLPGEDGLAILKRLRNNTVTVKLPVMMLTAKGSEYDKVLGLDSGADDYLAKPFGMMELIARVKALLRRVGTENSGDEEFVLDGLKINIPRHTVTVNNEEIILTIKEFDLLVHLLKNKDMVLSRDQLLQEVWGYEYAGETRTVDAHILTLRTKLKASGDLIQTVRGLGYKIGKKE encoded by the coding sequence TTGAGCGAAACGGCACAGCTAGTATACATCGTGGAGGATGATCAGGGCATACGGGATCTGACGCTGTATACCCTGAACAATTCCGGATTCAAGGCCAAAGGTTTCCCCAACGGAAAAGAATTTTGGAAAGCCCTTGAAGCGGAAAAACCCGGCCTTGTTCTCCTTGACATTATGCTCCCCGGTGAAGACGGCCTTGCCATTCTAAAACGCCTTCGCAATAATACTGTGACAGTAAAACTACCGGTAATGATGCTTACCGCAAAGGGCAGCGAATACGACAAAGTTCTTGGCCTTGATTCCGGTGCAGATGACTACCTTGCCAAGCCCTTCGGCATGATGGAACTCATTGCCAGGGTAAAGGCCCTGCTCAGGCGCGTGGGTACGGAAAACAGCGGCGATGAAGAATTCGTCCTGGACGGGCTAAAGATCAATATCCCAAGGCACACCGTTACTGTCAACAATGAAGAAATTATCCTCACCATCAAGGAATTTGATCTTCTGGTACACCTTCTTAAAAACAAAGACATGGTACTGTCCAGGGATCAGCTTCTTCAGGAAGTATGGGGTTACGAATATGCCGGAGAAACCAGAACCGTGGATGCCCATATACTCACCCTCAGGACCAAACTTAAAGCTAGCGGCGATCTCATACAAACAGTGCGTGGCCTGGGGTACAAAATCGGGAAAAAAGAATGA
- the phoU gene encoding phosphate signaling complex protein PhoU, protein MREQYHKQLEILHTELILMGALCEDAIVSAVKGLLNGEAALREKAIGLEKEIDMKERDIEAICVKLLLREQPVAGDLRQITAAQRMITDMERIGDQAEDIAELAGFIAEHGDLDPVGSLHIGDMAWEASRMLTASVDSFVEADLAKAKNVILSDDIVDSLFIKIKGELIDYIAQNPGNGETSLDFLMIAKYLERIGDHAVNIAEWVVYSITGSRRIPD, encoded by the coding sequence ATGCGCGAACAATACCATAAACAGCTTGAGATACTCCACACCGAGTTGATACTCATGGGTGCCCTCTGCGAAGACGCCATCGTAAGCGCGGTCAAAGGGCTTCTTAACGGAGAGGCTGCGCTCCGGGAAAAGGCCATAGGCCTTGAGAAAGAAATAGATATGAAAGAGCGGGACATTGAGGCCATTTGCGTAAAGCTCCTCCTCAGGGAACAGCCTGTGGCAGGGGATCTCAGGCAGATAACTGCAGCCCAGCGCATGATCACGGATATGGAACGCATAGGCGATCAGGCCGAAGATATTGCCGAACTTGCAGGCTTTATTGCCGAACATGGGGACCTTGATCCTGTGGGCAGCCTGCACATAGGCGACATGGCCTGGGAAGCGAGCCGTATGCTGACGGCAAGCGTTGATTCTTTTGTGGAAGCGGATCTAGCCAAGGCCAAAAACGTAATACTCTCGGACGATATTGTAGACAGCCTCTTTATCAAAATAAAAGGGGAACTCATAGACTATATTGCGCAGAACCCAGGGAACGGCGAAACAAGCCTCGACTTTCTCATGATTGCGAAGTACCTTGAACGCATAGGCGACCATGCGGTAAACATCGCCGAATGGGTGGTCTATTCCATCACCGGTTCGAGGAGAATACCCGATTGA
- a CDS encoding sensor histidine kinase, translating to MKRIIFIFTCVLSGLSIVFTAFFIHLVIYWEFSEDMKKNAAMGLEYARAGLELSGITYLETLKSSDPRFTLVDKNGTVLFDNTQDAASMDNHLNRPEIQTAINSGGIGEITRYSNTIGKQTYYRAIRLKDGNILRIAVTTDSIMSSGLKILPYTLLIAILAFSISLISAAKITKRIVDPINKFNLEYPENNTIYEELSPFLYRIKKQNDTITDKMNELKKRQLEFQAITGNMGEGLLILDREGHILSENKSALNLLGVHSNQQNQNLNVFHLRRDEPFRKAIESCLEGNPSETLLETGDRHIRLLANPVRENDSPANPIQGAVIMLLDITEIVDREKLRREFSANVSHELKTPLTVISGYGEIISNGLAKPEDCRGFGAQIYKEAQRLLNLINDIMELSRLDEGGSGLKREKIDLFNIALTGIERITPAARMKNIKIGIEGESIEIEGIPKVLEEMIFNLLDNGIKYNKENGAVIVKTAIENGHNFPQGKTALLSVSDTGIGIAPDEQERIFERFYRGDKSRNSAGGTGLGLSIVKHGALLHKAKIAVESSQKGTIITLRFPMQ from the coding sequence ATGAAGCGTATAATTTTTATCTTTACCTGTGTACTCTCGGGTCTTTCAATTGTGTTTACTGCTTTCTTTATACACCTTGTTATATACTGGGAATTCTCTGAGGATATGAAAAAAAACGCCGCCATGGGGCTGGAATATGCCCGTGCCGGTTTGGAACTCAGCGGTATCACCTACCTTGAGACATTGAAATCGTCCGACCCGCGCTTCACCCTTGTTGATAAAAACGGTACAGTACTCTTCGACAACACTCAGGATGCGGCCTCCATGGATAATCACCTCAACAGGCCTGAAATACAGACGGCCATTAATTCAGGCGGCATTGGTGAAATTACGAGGTATTCCAATACCATAGGAAAACAAACCTATTACCGGGCTATACGCCTTAAGGATGGCAATATACTCCGCATCGCGGTAACAACCGACAGCATTATGTCTTCAGGATTAAAGATACTGCCATACACCCTGCTCATAGCGATTCTGGCTTTTAGCATAAGTCTTATCTCTGCCGCGAAAATCACTAAACGCATCGTTGATCCCATCAATAAATTCAATCTTGAATATCCTGAAAATAATACCATTTACGAAGAATTAAGCCCTTTCCTTTACAGGATTAAAAAACAAAATGACACTATTACTGATAAAATGAATGAACTGAAAAAACGGCAGCTTGAATTCCAGGCTATTACCGGCAATATGGGTGAGGGCCTCCTTATACTGGACAGGGAAGGCCATATACTTTCAGAGAACAAAAGCGCTCTCAATCTACTGGGGGTTCATTCAAATCAGCAAAATCAAAACCTTAACGTGTTTCATCTTCGCCGGGATGAGCCTTTCCGCAAAGCCATAGAATCCTGTCTTGAGGGGAATCCTTCAGAAACCCTGTTGGAAACCGGCGACCGCCATATACGCCTCCTGGCCAATCCGGTGAGAGAAAACGACTCTCCCGCTAATCCCATACAAGGCGCAGTGATCATGCTTCTCGATATTACCGAAATCGTGGACAGGGAAAAATTGCGCCGTGAATTTTCTGCCAATGTAAGCCATGAACTTAAAACTCCTCTCACGGTCATCTCGGGTTATGGCGAAATTATCTCCAACGGCCTTGCAAAACCTGAGGACTGCCGGGGTTTCGGCGCGCAGATATACAAAGAAGCCCAAAGGCTCCTCAATCTGATTAACGACATCATGGAGCTTTCACGCCTTGACGAAGGGGGATCCGGCCTCAAGCGGGAAAAGATCGACCTTTTCAACATTGCCCTCACAGGCATTGAACGTATTACTCCTGCCGCCAGGATGAAAAATATCAAAATAGGCATTGAGGGTGAGAGTATTGAAATCGAAGGCATACCAAAAGTACTGGAAGAAATGATCTTCAATCTTTTGGATAATGGCATCAAATACAACAAAGAAAATGGGGCGGTCATTGTAAAAACTGCCATTGAAAATGGCCATAATTTTCCGCAGGGAAAAACAGCCCTCCTCTCGGTGTCTGACACGGGCATTGGCATAGCTCCCGATGAGCAGGAACGCATTTTTGAGCGTTTCTATAGGGGGGATAAAAGCAGAAACAGCGCGGGCGGCACAGGACTCGGGCTTTCCATTGTAAAACATGGCGCGCTGCTGCACAAAGCAAAAATAGCGGTTGAAAGCAGCCAGAAAGGAACCATCATAACCCTGCGCTTTCCGATGCAGTAA